In the Arachis ipaensis cultivar K30076 chromosome B04, Araip1.1, whole genome shotgun sequence genome, AATACCGGGGAATAAAATTTAACGCAATAATGTCATTTCCATTGGACATGCATAGAGGTAAATTGTTACCATAAGGAATCTCATACATTAGAATCCAAGATGACGGCACTTTATATTCTTTCATAACCCATATCTCAGTTTTATGGTTGTCAATGTCATACGAATACAAGGCTAGGCACCCTCTTAATATGGTGAGATAGATGGGATAATCCCCTACGAGTTGTTGTGGCATAGATATCTTGGAGAAACTCCTTTCCTTCAAATCAAAGATAAGAATACCGTCATCAATGCAGTCTTTACTAGAGTAACACAACCAATGAATAGCGCCATGTAAGAACCACCCAGAAAGTTGCTGCTTCCGCCTACTGATGGATTTGGGAAGTGCTGCATCGAGATTAATCCATGAATTGGTTCTCAACGAAAAGCAAACTAAGCGGTGTTGGTTGTAGTTATCAAGCCAAGATAGAACTATTAAATAGTCATCACGTGATGCATCGAAACCAAATCCATATCGAAATGCATCATCGGGCTGGATCTCTGAGGCGATATGAGAGTAAGATATTGTTTTGCTGGATCCGGTCAGTGGATTCCATATAACAAGAAAATTAGCTGGTTTTTCCTCTAAGAGAAGAAAGCCTCTGCAGGATCCCAAGAGACGAAAAAGAGAACATGGCGTCTTCTTGGAAGGGAGAGATACCACTTTGAATGTTGGTGGTGCTGCTGCTGTAACATCAAATAGCGTGTCTAAGGAAACACAGCATGCATTAGTATGGTCTTTTACCAAGACCGAACCGGAAGATGCGGCAGAGTAGAGGTTGTAATGCGATTCCGCAAAGTCTGGATCGGAAATGAAAGAGTGCCAAAGTTTTGAAACGAATCTGAGGCGAAACAGGTCTTCGGCGGGTACCCTCAGAAGGATTCCGTGAATGAGCTCGGGAGGGAGGATGTCATTCATGCCCAGTTGCTTCCTCTCCATGCtccttctctttttgttttgtgGTCAGGGTTGTCAGCTGTGACAATTCACATAACATGTGATCTCTCAGCcgttaaatttaatattttattatttttattttttaattaattatagttCCTTACACCCGATACTTGTGTAACCGCCTGGAAAGAACGCGAGAATAGTATTTCAGTTTTAAAACAATTGAAATAGCAAGCGTGGACTTCATTTTTTCTAGTTTCAAACAGAAAACATTTTATGGCTTTACAAGGTAGCgttttctattttccattttcaaataattcaaaaattcacCACCGCAAGTAATAATTAACAAAACAATTAACAATTTCTATGGaccataataattaataaaaacactTCACTAAACAAACAATAACAAATAAAATACTCAAAACTcaaacaaataattttacaatacTCATATttccaacaaattcaaaaaaataaaaattaatatacgGAGAAttctaataaaaagaattttaatgtaaaatatattacgATTCTAAATCACTATTATCActgatatttataatttaaattaaattttaactaaaattctaatttttaattaatctaatatttaaaatttaaaaattctaactATCGGCCTATCACTTATAAACAAATACTCTAATCGACTCAATATTACTAATATTTTTGATCTATCCTggtgaaaataaattttattcactAATGTCTTCATTGATGCTATCAGCAATATGGACAATTTCATCCAACTGACAAATATAATTTGGATCGTCCTCTATGTCCGTAATTTTGAATCTTGTGGTGTTGCCTAACTTTTTTCTCTTGGATGTGGTTTGGAGGTGAAAGTAGTTGTAAAATGTAATTCGAAAGAAGTGAATTGGAATTGTTTATATAAACACACGACTAGTCGATATATCTGCTAGAAGCCCCCACAGGAGAACACCATTAAAATTAATGTTGACGGCTCCTTTTTGAGCTACTCTAATAATGCTGCCTGCGGAGGTATTTTTCGAAATCATTTTAGGAGGCTTCTTGAAAGCTTTTTCATGCAACCTTAGTAGCTGTACTATTATGCATGCTGAGTTTTGGGGCATTAGCTATGGTCTTCAATTAGCAGTTACAAATAGATACGTAAATATCATGTAGAATCTAATTTCTTGGCAGCTCTAAAACTCATCAATAATGGGTGCCTTGATAGTCATCCGTTTGCACCTCTCGTAGAAGATATTAGAATTCTTTCCCGTTGCATTCCCACCATTGCTTGGAGTTACACTCTTCGAGAAGGAAATATTGTTGCGAATCATCTTGTCAAAATGGGACAGAATTTTCTCCTTGGCTTACATATTTTTGTTGTTGTCCCATCAAATATAAGTcacttgttaatttttcttttcttgtttttggtTTTTCGACTCctatttcacaaaaaaaaaaaatatagacacACAATTATCTGTGGGCTACGTTTCCTATAAATCGAATCTACTCAATTCGATTTAGCATGGGTTCTAAATTCAATTTACTATGGACTTTAAATCGAAACTCATTGATTTGATTTACTATGGACTATTTCACTAAAATCGTTTTTTATAATAATTCGAACCTAATAAATTCGATTTATAAATATATCtactaatttaaattcaattgatttaatttatattaaaaaagtgtattaattcgatttatataaatataCAACCGAAACATGTATGTAATTTATTTGCATTTAAGACATTAGTATAATATTAGCTTTTATTTCATTATTTGTTTATGTGAATTACTACCCATATAAAGATAAAGATGAAATAACGATTATGTTAAAATGTTTGTGGAtctatcaaaatttattttttgaatttaaattttttcgtttgaatttcattttatttttatatttttcatcttatattttaaattaaatagtgtttgaattaaaatgaaataatattaaatataatagctCAACTAGTACTTTATATTAGTAAAGTTTAGATATGATcctaatcaaatcaaatcatggTACTTATTTGTCAATTTATATGAATTTTAATATCCAATTAAACTCGTATCTTATGTTAATAAAATCTAGATATGATCCTAATCAGATCAAATCAAATCATAGTACTTAGTTATTTGTCAATGTTCAATATCGTAAcgtttaaaattatattaaattcaaattataatagtatttaatttaaaattcagtgttattatttaaatttgttaATTCGTATTTATTACAACCTACACCAACATTCAAAAAGTTGATTAAGAGTATAATAATTTCTCTCTTCCAAAAGCCAAAAGAAGCCATAGTTTGTTCTGTGTATTAACTTTATGAAGCTATTTATTAGTATCATTAATGAGTGAGTAGTCAACTACATGTTTTAGGCGGGTGTGTGTCGTGTGTATAAAAGAGATAATATTTAATGGATGTACACCAGTCAAGAATTAAATAACttaactaataataattaattttaaattattttttaaatttaaaatttgattaattgacATTAACggtatttttgaatcaaaacttaCTCTAATTAGTTTTCACTCCCATTTaccatacaaaaccacaaatcttaatttctctttccaatGCCCCAGGCTGCCGCGGTTTTGTCCTCGCGCCGCTAGCGCTGCCGCTAGCGCCGCCGCTGCACCGACTTTACGCCACCATTGCGTTTCTGCTTCACCCTACTCGCGTTCCATCGCGACTCCCCATCGCTCGCCCGACGCACCCTCGTCGCTCGTGACTCCCCATCGCTAGCCACTTGCACCCCACGACTCTCCATTCGTCGCGATGCAGCCACCACCAGGTCTCCATTCGCGACGCGCGATCAACTACTCTGATCCATGGCGACTCCTCCACTCGTCGCAACGCACCACCGCGAGTCTCCCCACTGTCCACACCATGTCGTCCAAGACGTCGTTGTCGACCACCCTGCgactcttctcctcctcctcctatttggttttgaattatttttttaactaGTTTTTTATGTTTCGTTTTTCTACATTTCGGattattctttttattatttttggatgattctttttcctatgttttgtatgttttttttttttaggatttggatgattctttttattagttttggatgattctttttcctatgttttggatgttttttttcttaggatttggatgattctttatcttatattttggtgtttttgttttttggagttcgaattttttttaaaagagaaattaaagtttGCATAATaaatggtaaaaagtgaattagAGTAAGAATAGAcaattaataatcattaattttgtatcttttaaaaaaattaaataaccactaattaatgataattaattagtatataatataatttaaaaatatttattggcATGTTGTTNNNNNNNNNNNNNNNNNNNNNNNNNNNNNNNNNNNNNNNNNNNNNNNNNNNNNNNNNNNNNNNNNNNNNNNNNNNNNNNNNNNNNNNNNNNNNNNNNNNNNNNNNNNNNNNNNNNNNNNNNNNNNNNNNNNNNNNNNNNNNNNNNNNNNNNNNNNNNNNNNNNNNNNNNNNNNNNNNNNNNNNNNNNNNNNNNNNNNNNNNNNNNNNNNNNNNNNNNNNNNNNNNNNNNNNNNNNNNNNNNNNNNNNNNNNNNNNNNNNNNNNNNNNNNNNNNNNNNNNNNNNNNNNNNNNNNNNNNNNNNNNNNNNNNNNNNNNNNNNNNNNNNNNNNNNNNNNNNNNNNNNNNNNNNNNNNNNNNNNNNNNNNNNNNNNNNNNNNNNNNNNNNNNNNNNNNNNNNNNNNNNNNNNNNNNNNNNNNNNNNNNNNNNNNNNNNNNNNNNNNNNNNNNNNNNNNNNNNNNNNNNNNNNNNNNNNNNNNNNNNNNNNNNNNNNNNNNNNNNNNNNNNNNNNNNNNNNNNNNNNNNNNNNNNNNNNNNNNNNNNNNNNNNNNNNNNNNNNNNNNNNNNNNNNNNNNNNNNNNNNNNNNNNNNNNNNNNNNNNNNNNNNNNNNNNNNNNNNNNNNNNNNNNNNNNNNNNNNNNNNNNNNNNNNNNNNNNNNNNNNNNNNNNNNNNNNNNNNNNNNNNNNNNNNNNNNNNNNNNNNNNNNNNNNNNNNNNNNNNNNNNNNNNNNNNNNNNNNNNNNNNNNNNNNNNNNNNNNNNNNNNNNNNNNNNNNNNNNNNNNNNNNNNNNNNNNNNNNNNNNNNNNNNNNNNNNNNNNNNNNNNNNNNNNNNNNNNNNNNNNNNNNNNNNNNNNNNNNNNNNNNNNNNNNNNNNNNNNNNNNNNNNNNNNNNNNNNNNNNNNNNNNNNNNNNNNNNNNNNNNNNNNNNNNNNNNNNNNNNNNNNNNNNNNNNNNNNNNNNNNNNNNNNNNNNNNNNNNNNNNNNNNNNNNNNNNNNNNNNNNNNNNNNNNNNNNNNNNNNNNNNNNNNNNNNNNNNNNNNNNNNNNNNNNNNNNNNNNNNNNNNNNNNNNNNNNNNNNNNNNNNNNNNNNNNNNNNNNNNNNNNNNNNNNNNNNNNNNNNNNNNNNNNNNNNNNNNNNNNNNNNNNNNNNNNNNNNNNNNNNNNNNNNNNNNNNNNNNNNNNNNNNNNNNNNNNNNNNNNNNNNNNNNNNNNNNNNNNNNNNNNNNNNNNNNNNNNNNNNNNNNNNNNNNNNNNNNNNNNNNNNNNNNNNNNNNNNNNNNNNNNNNNNNNNNNNNNNNNNNNNNNNNNNNNNNNNNNNNNNNNNNNNNNNNNNNNNNNNNNNNNNNNNNNNNNNNNNNNNNNNNNNNNNNNNNNNNNNNNNNNNNNNNNNNNNNNNNNNNNNNNNNNNNNNNNNNNNNNNNNNNNNNNNNNNNNNNNNNNNNNNNNNNNNNNNNNNNNNNNNNNNNNNNNNNNNNNNNNNNNNNNNNNNNNNNNNNNNNNNNNNNNNNNNNNNNNNNNNNNNNNNNNNNNNNNNNNNNNNNNNNNNNNNNNNNNNNNNNNNNNNNNNNNNNNNNNNNNNNNNNNNNNNNNNNNNNNNNNNNNNNNNNNNNNNNNNNNNNNNNNNNNNNNNNNNNNNNNNNNNNNNNNNNNNNNNNNNNNNNNNNNNNNNNNNNNNNNNNNNNNNNNNNNNNNNNNNNNNNNNNNNNNNNNNNNNNNNNNNNNNNNNNNNNNNNNNNNNNNNNNNNNNNNNNNNNNNNNNNNNNNNNNNNNNNNNNNNNNNNNNNNNNNNNNNNNNNNNNNNNNNNNNNNNNNNNNNNNNNNNNNNNNNNNNNNNNNNNNNNNNNNNNNNNNNNNNNNNNNNNNNNNNNNNNNNNNNNNNNNNNNNNNNNNNNNNNNNNNNNNNNNNNNNNNNNNNNNNNNNNNNNNNNNNNNNNNNNNNNNNNNNNNNNNNNNNNNNNNNNNNNNNNNNNNNNNNNNNNNNNNNNNNNNNNNNNNNNNNNNNNNNNNNNNNNNNNNNNNNNNNNNNNNNNNNNNNNNNNNNNNNNNNNNNNNNNNNNNNNNNNNNNNNNNNNNNNNNNNNNNNNNNNNNNNNNNNNNNNNNNNNNNNNNNNNNNNNNNNNNNNNNNNNNNNNNNNNNNNNNNNNNNNNNNNNNNNNNNNNNNNNNNNNNNNNNNNNNNNNNNNNNNNNNNNNNNNNNNNNNNNNNNNNNNNNNNNNNNNNNNNNNNNNNNNNNNNNNNNNNNNNNNNNNNNNNNNNNNNNNNNNNNNNNNNNNNNNNNNNNNNNNNNNNNNNNNNNNNNNNNNNNNNNNNNNNNNNNNNNNNNNNNNNNNNNNNNNNNNNNNNNNNNNNNNNNNNNNNNNNNNNNNNNNNNNNNNNNNNNNNNNNNNNNNNNNNNNNNNNNNNNNNNNNNNGACTTTGAAATATAatattatgttattttatttttggcactattaatttatttaaaaaaaaatcctttgAAGAAGGGTGCTTTGATttagaaaaattttaagttaagAAGTGACTCAAATCATGTCTCTTGTTCAATTTAAAAGCTTTAGATAATTTTATCTCAAACTAAGAAATAACTCGATTAGAGATTTTTAAATGTTCTCTTAACTTTTTCATGTAAGATTCAGTGCAAACTACAATTTAACTTGAGAATATTATATGTTTCTTCCTTAATCCGTTTTAGAATTAATGACCACTTATAGATCAAGATAACATAAAAACCAATGGAGTTTAAAAACTCACAATatgaacaagaagaaaaatgtTATCAACTTTTATAATTGAGTTAGCGAATTTTTTCGAGGTATAAATAAAAAAGCCATTAGCTCCACAAGTATGATCCAATACTCCTTATATTTCACAAACTCAAATTATTTTCACGTAAATCATAAGTGTCGGAATTTTCTTGCATATATTTTTTCTATCGATAAAAAAAACTACAATTTTATCAATTTGTGTCTATCCAAAGTTTATTCTAAATTAATTTTTCACTAAGTAACTCTtcgaataattttaaaaaataattgactTAAACTAAGTATCTAATTTTAGTTACATGAAATATGAATCAAGGGCTCGAGATATAAGTTTTTATAGTTTAttgttaatataattttataaaattttattaatttcccctttaaaagaaaattattttaactCAAAGTTCAAAGTNNNNNNNNNNNNNNNNNNNNNNNNGTGACTTTAAATCACTTGAATAAATTTAGATGCTAAAATTGTTTGAatgtaaaaaaaatcttttttttaaagaaaaagaactaaaattacATAATTACTCTTTATTTCAAGTcgttataattatttaaattatgaaacaaattagtttttttaaaatagaataaatgtgattttagaaaaaattttaaatatttttaaaataccaatgtttaaataattttaatcgttaattttaattaatatattatatatattttttataattgaaatcaatatttaaatttattagaaTAGCATATTTTAAGAACATTTGAAATTTTTTCTAACTTATAAGTTCCTAAAGAAATTAAAGTATCAAATAAATTCTAGCAAACACCATACTTTACGATGAACACTTTGCACTTAtagatttctaaaaaaaaaaaatataaataaatcctCGAAGAATTGGACTCATAGGTCTTGAAATATTACAATGCTATACAATATTCCTCTTTTTCGTTTAGAACCTATTAATCTAAAATTTCGAAGAAGGGTAACGTAAAAAATAGTTATAACAATTTGGTTAAATTTAATTAAGTATTTTACTTAATTGTaatgttttatttaaaattaaaataattattcaaaatttatttgagacaaatttaaaattttactctTAAATAGCATTTGGTTAGAGAGACTCAGACTAAGATTAGAGAATTGAGACTTAGTATTATATTTGGtgataaaaaattagaattaaaatttcaATTCTTTCGATACTTTTAAGAGATTGAAATTTTAGAGATaaagattaaaattttaataatatttttttattaaaataccttcatttaactttttaaattataaatttatcctttaatttctatatttattttaaattaaacataataataaaacatAATACATAATAAGATATTTTATACCAAATACAAATACATAATACAAAAACTTATTCAAACTAAAACTCTAAATCTCTATCTCCCATTCTAGTCTCTTAATCTCCCTTTCAAACACAGTTAAAAAATTCTCATAAAGTTAGAAATTTTTTatatcaataaaataaatattttatttattaatatatgtaatttttaaattatatatattagtaACCTTTATAGTTATATTATATGTAATATgcaaatattaattaatattgaaAAGACTAAACTACCAAAAGTAACCATGAAAGTTGATTCGCTGACAAAAGTAACCATAAAAGATCAAAACTCCTCGGATACTCACAATTGATTTGTTCCGTTTGTCAAAAATAGCCAAGTCTGATGTAGCCTTAGCAGAATGGCATACGTGGACTGTTTTTTGACGATTACACTTTTTGGTAGACATACGTGTACTCAGTACCATTTAGGGTCAATTTAAACCCTAATTCTTCGTTCTGCTCAGTTGGAATCCAATTTTCGCAAGGTAACCCGAGCACAGGCATCCAAGGTAACTACAAGCGAAGAACCTTAATTCCTAAATTAATTTATGCTCATAAAATTTGAGCAATGTCAAGGAGAGAGGTAACTACAAGCGAAGGAAGCAGATTTTCAGGAGCTTTACAttcaaagatgaaaaagaagaaaattatgGATGGAAGATGTCACTGTGGTGAGTATGTTGTCTTGTTGAAATTTTTGACGGTTACTAATCCTAGAAGATGGTTCATTTGTTTGTATTGGGAGAAAACCTTAGAGGATGCAGAGGCAGAGGCAGCCTTGGATGCTGCAGCAGCTGAATTTGAGGCATCTTTGGGTGCCGGAACCCAACCACAGGTAAAATATAAATTTGTTAAATTGCTTAAATATTTGTTAAGCTATTAAGTTTACTTACATTTATGTCTTATTTAAATTATAGGCACTACCACATTGAATCCATCTCATAATATGTCGTATACACCGTAAGTGCCACCACCAATTAGGCCACAATCAcaaaaataaagagaacaaaAGAGATCCACCAAGAGGCTTCTTCTTTCACAAGTTCAGACCACTGTGCCTCAGGCTCCAACTTTGAATACTCTACAGCAGCCATCCAATACATCTGTTAGGCCACCCACAGTGTTCCACATACAATGCAAGGAGTCAGTGCAGGCACAACTTCTAGGTTCGCACAGTTTATGCCAACACCAAGATCGCACCTTTAAGTGTGACAGAGTACGCCTCTAAACACGGTCCGTTGGAGAAGCAGCAACCTCTTTCTCTAATATCGTCAAAGGAATGGAATCAGAGTACAATGGGAGTACgctagagaagaagaagatgaaaaactgCTCTAGTAGGACATAATTGATGTCACGCTCAAAAGGGAGGGGTAACACTTCTTTCTGTTCTTCTAATTTCAATGCTTAAAGAGTAAcgttttcttttttaataaactaaataaatgtaattaaataaatgtaattttaactacaaaaaaaataattcacaTAAGGTATTCTTTAAGTTGCAATAAATGTGGACACATTGTATAATATAACAATATTTTATTGACATTTGGTCACATACAGAGTAAATTAATTGTGGGTATTTGAGGAGTTTTGATCTTCCATGGTTACTTTTGTCAGCGAATCAATCTTTCATGGTTATTTTTGGTGGTTTAGTCTATTAAAAAATAATCGTCATCATAAATTCATAAtgataaaaaactaaaaataatagtTGTTTAACAAGTACCAATAaattatagttcaaatgacataattttttcatacttatctaagaggttgcgagttcgagtctccCTATTttcgataaaataaaaaaagaaaaactacaCGATAGTTTTGGATTATATACCCTTTTTgagtttaaaattaaattatattaaataagtaGTGTAACGATTTCAAGATATTAGTATTAATAACCATACCAAGATATTAGTAATtgctaaaaatttaaattaataacatttagatcataattttttttataatggtatacactgtaaacgagatatgtgtattttttaaaattctaccTATTTCGTTTTAGTTGTTTAACAAGTGTAGTGTACAGGTGGAAACAACGTAGTTTGACAAAACAGCAGCTTAATACGCCGCCCAGTCTTCAACGGTagctgctctctctctctctctctctctctctctccaatctGCTAAGACACACAAACCCTTTCTTAATTCTCCATTCAAATCAAATCATGATCTTCAGATAGCATCACCTCATCATACACAGCTTCCAAAACCAAAAGGTAACAACTTTGCAATCCAGTTTGCAGTTCTGTGTACTGTATTTCTTAGTGTTTTAGCTCAATCTGAAACATacccattatttgatttttttcattAGTTTCCCAAAAATTCAACCTTTTTCTTTACGAAACCCTTTTCTCTCAGTCTCTCATTAGCAGTGATTTTAAGAAGGGTTATCATCACAGATGGATAGTAGCAGTGGAATTGAGAGCAATGGGCGTGTGCCACTTTCAGGGGTTGTTGCAGATTGTGTGAAACGGTGGTTCAGAGACACTCTGAAAGAAGCTAAAGCTGGGGACATAAACATGCAGGTCTTGGTAGGTCAGATGTATTACAGTGGTTATGGTGTTCCCAGAGATGACCAAAAGGTGTgttctttcttctatttatatCATGCTTATTAGTTATTACAAATTAATAATGCTTTTCAATCAATTTTCATTGCATCGGACTTTCTTGAGCTGTTAAGAGTTTGAGGTTCTGTTGTATTTTACTATTTGAGAATGTCCATGTTAATTGACACTAGAATCTTCAGCTGGTGACTATGAAAAATTGAAGACAAATATTAGTATTCTCTATTGGTCTTAATTTTAGTAATGAGATGAATTTTGATGCTGATAATGCATATACACCATTAGGCAATCAAATATTGTATGTTATATAACTTTAACATAGTGGGGATAAGAGTCAAATAATTTCAATGACTGAGTTATATATGAATAGATGACTGCCTATTTAGTTAGGTATGCACAATTAGATGCACCTAAATGGATGCTTCATGTGGAGTTGTGGATACATCTATAATAGCAGCATAGAATGCTTTATCATTGTTGGGTGTAATGACTTAAATAGTCTTGTGTTAAAACTTAATGTTTTGTGTTTTTAAATTTGTTGCTCCAACTCTTGACTTGTTAACTTCATGAGAAATTGAAGAAACGGATGTGAATAGTTTGTAGTGTGTGTGGATTCTGTGGGCTACTAGTTGAATAAAAAGATTAATGCTGGGATTGTGAACTACGTCTGTGGAGTCTGTCGAATCAAAGTGCTTACCTGTTTTTGAATTTTGGTTTCAAGTTCTGATGTCATTGGTTTGGGAATGTAGGGTAAAATTTGGTTGACTAGAGCATCGAGGGTTAGATCTTCAGTTTGGAAAGTTGGTGATAAGCATCCAGGTAAAACTTTCCTTTGTTGCTGACTGCATAGCATCTTTCTTTTTGTTGGGAATTCTTTGTGACTGTTTCTCGCCCGGTGCATGTATGTTAGGTTATAATGCAagtgattctgattctgatgaaTTGAAGGAAGACTCTTAAACACACTAAATGCCTAACATTTGAATGGTGAGTTTATCATAATCTTTGAATGCTTTTGTAGTGGAAATCTTTTTTTGCCATGTTTATCATCTAATGGAACAGCTTTAGGGTTGAATTATTGGAGAGATGGTTCTTTTCATGATCCTGGTTAGTGTCTTATTATTTTCTACCAGGAATAAAACATGGACTTGAAAGGTTAACATATCATTGATTGCATATCTGTGGTATATGAATGGTAAAATGAGATGTTATCAACCTTAAAAATGATTGTCATTAATCACTTTAAATCTAATTTTTGCTTAATCAATATGATAATAGAAATGCATCCAATATAGAGTTTAGAAGTTATGAATCATAAGTCATGTTAGTAGGAAACTACTAGTCAATTGGTTGGTTTTTGTTACGGTTCTTTTTTTCCCACCTCAAATTTCGATAATGTAGCTGAGGAAATCTGCTGAAACTTTTAGTTACATCAGCAGCAGGGGCTAGAATAGGGACCATATCAGTTTTGGGTTTATACAAACTCAGTTTGATCTTATATGCATGAACCTATGGATGAATATATTTGTTAGTCAAtgtcaataaaaataaatcacaGCTATCTCACCATGTCCAAATGGACAAATATGTACCATGGTTAAGTCTCTGCAATGTGAATTAACCGAGAAACATTGTAGATACACTAATTACTCCCTCCATTCCATTTTATCTGCCATTGTCGCATTCTAGTAGACCCTGGGAGCAATATATCTGCTCAGATGTACCAAAACATGTAAGTGACAATTAAGAACGAACAAAGGGAGTGTTTATGAGTCCACATATGACAACAAATATGTGAAAAAAAATTGATGGTAGTTCTTTGATTTGGAAATGCAATGTTCTAATAGCAAATTAAATATTAAAGTAGAAAAGTTCAGTGGGCCCATAATATTAGATCAGCCTTGAGCCTTTGTTCCTGAATGCATCTTTTTCAATAATAAATGTTTGTAGGGTTTAACTGATGAGATTTGTTGGGGTGGTCAATGTCTCCCATAATCTTTGCATTGAGCTTCACATTCACAACTTACAATTCTTGTGCTCTTTTGTTTCGTAGGTATGCATGCCAGGCATCTTGCTTTGTAACAACAGTTTTCTATTTGGGTTTCtgatgtttgtttgattttacaaACTTTTGTTTTAAAGTCTAGATGTCGCTAGGTTGGACTTGGTATATCATGCATTAAGATAATCTATGGTGTAGATTTGAACCATGAAA is a window encoding:
- the LOC107638090 gene encoding F-box/kelch-repeat protein At3g23880-like isoform X2 translates to MERKQLGMNDILPPELIHGILLRVPAEDLFRLRFVSKLWHSFISDPDFAESHYNLYSAASSGSVLVKDHTNACCVSLDTLFDVTAAAPPTFKVVSLPSKKTPCSLFRLLGSCRGFLLLEEKPANFLVIWNPLTGSSKTISYSHIASEIQPDDAFRYGFGFDASRDDYLIVLSWLDNYNQHRLVCFSLRTNSWINLDAALPKSISRRKQQLSGWFLHGAIHWLCYSSKDCIDDGILIFDLKERSFSKISMPQQLVGDYPIYLTILRGCLALYSYDIDNHKTEIWVMKEYKVPSSWILMYEIPYGNNLPLCMSNGNDIIALNFIPRYCKIRFAKYNVSGKLLNYSPLPLSEYYNFHRSFSVYTESLFPFPCDIKDRDKKKKTG
- the LOC107638090 gene encoding F-box/kelch-repeat protein At3g23880-like isoform X1 gives rise to the protein MERKQLGMNDILPPELIHGILLRVPAEDLFRLRFVSKLWHSFISDPDFAESHYNLYSAASSGSVLVKDHTNACCVSLDTLFDVTAAAPPTFKVVSLPSKKTPCSLFRLLGSCRGFLLLEEKPANFLVIWNPLTGSSKTISYSHIASEIQPDDAFRYGFGFDASRDDYLIVLSWLDNYNQHRLVCFSLRTNSWINLDAALPKSISRRKQQLSGWFLHGAIHWLCYSSKDCIDDGILIFDLKERSFSKISMPQQLVGDYPIYLTILRGCLALYSYDIDNHKTEIWVMKEYKVPSSWILMYEIPYGNNLPLCMSNGNDIIALNFIPRYCKIRFAKYNVSGKLLNYSPLPLSEYYNFHRSFSVYTESLFPFPCDIKDRDKKKKTGQECFEQHDDVAKD
- the LOC107635134 gene encoding uncharacterized protein LOC107635134, with the translated sequence MDSSSGIESNGRVPLSGVVADCVKRWFRDTLKEAKAGDINMQVLVGQMYYSGYGVPRDDQKGKIWLTRASRVRSSVWKVGDKHPGYNASDSDSDELKEDS